The genomic window TTCCAGAAAATATCGAGGATGGCGGTTGGGTTTTCCAGCCCCGATACCGAAATAATTAAAAACGTTTAATCTTCCTTTAATACCTTTTTTAATTGGGTTACTTATATTTGGAGTAAGAAGTGAAAAAGGGAAGAGACATGGGATGGAAAAAAATAAGTAATCTCCTCGCCTGTTTGGGTCTTATAATTTTTTTCCTGGTTTGCGGAAATTCTATGTCTGAGGATGAAATGGTTATCCGTGAGCTTCGGCTTTCCAAGGGGGAAATTGCAGCTTTGACCGAAGAGCTTGACCAGGTCAAAAAGGAAAAAAATAGTCTTACCCTTCAGGTCAAGCAACTTAAAGAACAGGTGGTTGAACTCCAAAAGAGCCAAAACCCCCTAACCGGTCAACCCAACTCTGGAAAAACCATTAAAAAGTATGGTTCTTAACCATTAAATTTACCCTTTCTGGAATCGAACTGAAATGATGGCAAATAAGGGGAAACAAGGAAAAGATCGGGGTTTTTAAGGGGGTTAACTTCTCCGAGAGGGGCAGGAGAGGGAAGAGGCTAGCCTGAACCCGAAAGCTGCTTAATCCACATTTCAATCCCTTTTAATATCATCTCAATGGCAAAAGAACCAATAAAAAGGGCGGTTGCTCGTCCGGCGATAATGGTATAGCGCTCGACCCATTTTTCATTTCGTTCCCGGACCAAATCATGGAGCCATTTAAATAAGAGGATGGCCCCAACGGAAACGACCATTGCAAGGCATATGGAGAGTGCGGCCATTGGAAAATCAAGTCGTGTCCCTGCTAAAACACTGGCACTAATGGTCCCTGGGCCAACCATAAAAGGCATTGCAATGGCAGCCGATACATTTTCCGAATTGGGTTGGAGGGGTTCAATGGGGCTGCCCATGGAAAGAAGAAGACGGGTTCCGACAATTAAAAATGTGATGCCGCCAAAGATCAAAAAGGATAAGAACCGTATCTGAAAAACATCTGTAAAAATTTTGTCCCCAGCAAATGCGAATATTAAAAATATAATTAAACTAATGATTCCGGCCCGAATGAGTTGGCGGGAAAATAACCGAAATCCTAAAGCCTTCACCAAATCAATCAGGTAGATGGATAAAATAAACGGATTGAGGAGAACAAAAATAAGGAGAAAAGATTTGGTAAAGGAATCCATGTGAAAAATTTTTTCCTCGCTGGGGTTTCAGAGAGAAATCTAATGGTAAGACCAATTCTTCTTTGATTCAGGGAAATAACAGGCTGAAGCTTTAAAATACTGTAGAAATCATTTTTTTTGTGAGGATGATTAGGTATTTCAAGGAAAGCCTATCACGAAGGGATAGAGAGGGAGGGAGGGTTCAGTCTACATCGGTCAAAAAACTTTTAGGAAACCGCCAAGAAATTAAAGGGCTATTTGGAATTTCTGCCATTGCTAATTAATAAAGCCTTTTTTTTGACCAGCCATCTTTTGATGATTTTTGGTTTTTCAGTCTGGGGAGAGAGATCTTTTATTTCGCAGCCTGAATTTTTTAAAAATATTTTTTTTGGTTTTAGCACCCTTTTGACTATTCATCAACTGCGATTCCTCATTTCTAAATCCCATGGTTCAGTTTACATATCCTCATCCGTTTCCTCTAATTCTTCTTCGTCGGGGCTGATCACATCGATTGAAACGGCATGTTCACCCTCCACTTCCATATCGACCGAGGCGCCCTCCTTTAATTTTCCATTTACTTTTGTTTGGTTATCGTAATGAACTCGAATCATATCTCCGATTTCAAAGTCTTCAACTGTAACGAATTCTTTTTCAAGTTTGACCACGGTTCCACTGACAAGCTCTCCCGCAAAACCGCTCGCTCCGAACCCGAGCCCTAAGGCCACAACCAAAGGGATTATCCAGTTCTTATTCATGAAAAATCCTCCTTTCTCAGTGAGAGAATTTTAAAAGAATATCCAAGAATAATTAAATATCCATTAAAGATTTATTAAAAAATTTTAACCAAGGGTCTGTTGGCAAAGACCCCAATTTTCCCCATGGATGGGGTTTGAAATGAAATCCCATGGAAATAAAAAAAAGCTGACTTTTTTTTCTCCTAAAAGATTGGGGTTTATTTCAAATACCGGGGGAAGCAAGGTTCCGGTTTAAGATTCGGAGAAAGGGGGTTTTGGAAAAGCGAGAATAAAACGACTCCCTTTTCCAGAGGTGCTTTCAACCATAATGACAGCCCTGTGGGCTTCCACAATCCATTTGCATATACATAGGCCTAGACCGCTACCCTGGCCCGAATGGGATTTGTCCACCTTGTAAAACCGATTAAAAATATGGGGAATATCTTTTTCAGGAATTCCACAGCCGGTATCCTCAATCAAAATTCTAATGGTTTCTTTCTCTTTATGTAAGGATAGACTGATTTCTCCCCCGGAAGGAGTCGCATTGATGGCATTTTGGATTAAATTCATCAGGACTTCCCGTAAAAGCAGCTCATCCCCATGGCCGGGGACAGAGCCCTCAGATTTGAAATGTAACGTTAGATTTTTTTCTTCGGCAGGCCTTTGGAACTGGTGATAAACCCTCTCTACCAATGGATGGAAGTCAACAGGGCCACCTTCCAAAGCAATTTCACCCCGATCTGCTTTGGAGAGGAAAAGAAGTTTTCCCACAATTTTTTCCATTCGTAGGGTTTCCTCTAAATTACTTTGGAGGATTTTTTGATAATCATCTGCGGATCTGGCCCGCCGGAGGCTGAGTTCAATTTCACCCCTCAGGATAGTTAGGGGGATTCGAAGTTCGTGGGATACATTCTCACTAAATTCTTGAATTTGCTGAAAAGAGGTTTCCAACCGCTGGATCATTTGGTTAAATGCCTCCGCCAGGTCCTTCACTTCTTTTCCAGTTCCAGAAATTTGAATCCGTTGGTTTCGATTGCCTGAGCTAATTTGATGTGCGGTTTTAATCACCAGGTCTACCGGTTTCAGTGCTTTTTTGGTTAATAACCACACCCCCCCTCCCAACAGTAAGGTGGCTAAAGGAATAAAAATGAGGTTTAGAAGGAAAAAGTTTTCCAGTGCCCGGTCAATATCTTCCATGGAACTGCCCAATAGAATAAAATAGGCTACCCGGTCCTCTTCAAAAACTGGTTTTAATAAAGCTCTGAGGGCACTCCGGTTGCCTCGATAGGATAGGCTAGATAGAAGGGTTTCTCCAAGTTGGGCTTTTCTCCAGCTTTTTGGAGAAATCGGAAGTAAACCCCCTT from Nitrospiria bacterium includes these protein-coding regions:
- a CDS encoding ATP-binding protein, with the protein product MTIRAKLAIWLSLLVAIILVLLATVRYAGQKELLADQKDYSLKITAGILDASLPRGVPTEKGIQKTVVKMISNHPEIELKGIIIEVYDTKQHIIFSSTIAEGGLLPISPKSWRKAQLGETLLSSLSYRGNRSALRALLKPVFEEDRVAYFILLGSSMEDIDRALENFFLLNLIFIPLATLLLGGGVWLLTKKALKPVDLVIKTAHQISSGNRNQRIQISGTGKEVKDLAEAFNQMIQRLETSFQQIQEFSENVSHELRIPLTILRGEIELSLRRARSADDYQKILQSNLEETLRMEKIVGKLLFLSKADRGEIALEGGPVDFHPLVERVYHQFQRPAEEKNLTLHFKSEGSVPGHGDELLLREVLMNLIQNAINATPSGGEISLSLHKEKETIRILIEDTGCGIPEKDIPHIFNRFYKVDKSHSGQGSGLGLCICKWIVEAHRAVIMVESTSGKGSRFILAFPKPPFSES
- a CDS encoding MarC family protein — translated: MDSFTKSFLLIFVLLNPFILSIYLIDLVKALGFRLFSRQLIRAGIISLIIFLIFAFAGDKIFTDVFQIRFLSFLIFGGITFLIVGTRLLLSMGSPIEPLQPNSENVSAAIAMPFMVGPGTISASVLAGTRLDFPMAALSICLAMVVSVGAILLFKWLHDLVRERNEKWVERYTIIAGRATALFIGSFAIEMILKGIEMWIKQLSGSG